Proteins from a genomic interval of Papaver somniferum cultivar HN1 chromosome 4, ASM357369v1, whole genome shotgun sequence:
- the LOC113272465 gene encoding uncharacterized protein LOC113272465, with product MDAAKPVATPLAVNTKISRIGTQKIEDPTLYRSVCGALQYLHLTRPDIVVTVNKVCQFIQDPYIDHWELNKCILRYLKHTVQHGLVLQISSDISLHAYTDSDWAGSLDDRKSTSGYCIYFGNNLVSWSTRKQKTLSKSSMEAEYRGIAIATSELIWLQSLLK from the coding sequence ATGGATGCAGCAAAACCAGTTGCTACTCCCTTGGCTGTGAACACTAAAATCAGCAGAATTGGTACACAAAAAATTGAGGATCCAACTCTCTATCGCAGTGTatgtggagcattgcagtatctaCATCTCACTCGCCCTGATATTGTTGTCACAGTTAACAAAGTGTGTCAGTTCATCCAAGACCCTTACATCGATCATTGGGAGCTAAATAAATGCATACTCAGGTATCTCAAGCACACAGTTCAACATGGTTTGGTTTTGCAAATATCTTCAGATATCAGTCTTCATGCCTACActgactctgattgggctggGAGTCTCGATGATCGCAAATCCACTAGTGGATATTGTATCTATTTTGGCAATAATCTTGTATCTTGGAGTACAAGGAAACAAAAAACTCTTTCTAAGTCAAGCATGGAAGCAGAATATAGAGGCATAGCCATAGCAACTTCTGAACTAATATGGCTTCAATCGTTGTTAAAATAA